In the genome of Quercus robur chromosome 3, dhQueRobu3.1, whole genome shotgun sequence, one region contains:
- the LOC126717668 gene encoding cell number regulator 2-like: MASDRTWSTGLFDCCSDRHSCCLTCWCPCVAFGRISEILDKGSSYCCVNGTLYTLLGILHVSSPFRPFYSCCYRAKLREQYLSGENHCNDFWIHCFCHGCALCQEYRELQNRGFDMSAGWRGNPHMHNKAVSMAPVVEGEMKR, from the exons ATGGCGAGTGATCGAACCTGGTCAACCGGCCTCTTTGACTGTTGCTCTGACCGGCATAGCT GTTGTTTGACATGCTGGTGTCCATGCGTTGCTTTTGGCCGCATCTCGGAGATTCTAGATAAAGGATCATCCT ATTGTTGCGTAAATGGGACGCTTTATACACTGCTCGGTATTTTACATGTTTCTTCTCCTTTTCGACCCTTCTATTCATGCTGTTATCGTGCAAAACTGAGAGAGCAATACTTGTCGGGGGAGAATCATTGTAATGACTTTTGGATTCATTGCTTCTGCCATGGTTGTGCCTTATGCCAAGAGTATCGTGAGCTCCAAAATCGCGGTTTCGACATGTCTGCTG GATGGAGAGGGAATCCGCACATGCACAATAAAGCAGTGTCGATGGCTCCAGTTGTGGAAGGAGAGATGAAGCGTTAG